One Alkaliphilus sp. B6464 genomic window carries:
- the pstB gene encoding phosphate ABC transporter ATP-binding protein PstB — translation MSKILVKDLDLYYGSFQALNNISLNIDEKKVTALIGPSGCGKSTFLRTLNRMNDLIEGIRINGNLELEGQNVYEKDVDVVALRRRVGMVFQKPNPFPKSIYENVAYGSKRYGVNSKIELDEIVEKSLKKAALWDEVKDRLNKSALGLSGGQQQRLCIARALAMEPEVLLMDEPTSALDPIATAKIEELIMELKKEYTIIIVTHSMQQAARISDSTAFFLMGELIEVGKTKDIFTTPRDKRTEDYITGRFG, via the coding sequence ATGTCTAAAATTTTAGTTAAGGACCTAGATTTATATTATGGAAGCTTTCAAGCATTAAATAATATTTCCTTAAATATTGATGAAAAAAAGGTAACAGCTTTAATTGGACCTTCTGGCTGTGGTAAATCAACATTTTTAAGAACATTAAATCGAATGAATGATTTAATAGAAGGGATTCGTATAAATGGGAATTTAGAACTAGAAGGGCAAAATGTATATGAAAAAGATGTAGATGTAGTTGCCCTTAGAAGAAGGGTAGGTATGGTATTTCAAAAACCAAATCCTTTTCCAAAATCAATTTATGAAAATGTGGCCTACGGTTCTAAAAGATATGGAGTGAATTCTAAAATAGAGCTAGATGAGATCGTTGAGAAAAGCTTAAAAAAAGCAGCTCTATGGGATGAAGTTAAGGATCGGCTAAATAAATCTGCCCTTGGACTATCTGGTGGGCAACAGCAAAGGCTATGTATTGCAAGGGCACTGGCGATGGAGCCAGAGGTGTTGTTAATGGACGAACCTACATCTGCATTAGATCCAATTGCTACAGCTAAAATCGAAGAGCTTATTATGGAGCTAAAAAAAGAGTATACAATAATAATAGTAACTCATTCAATGCAACAGGCTGCAAGAATATCAGATAGTACTGCTTTTTTCCTAATGGGAGAATTAATTGAAGTAGGGAAGACAAAGGATATTTTCACAACACCTAGGGATAAGCGAACAGAGGACTATATTACAGGTCGTTTTGGATAG
- the sufC gene encoding Fe-S cluster assembly ATPase SufC: MSKSLLKINNLHVSIGEKRILKGLNLEIKPGEIHAIMGPNGGGKSTLSNTIMGSPKGVVEEGSILLEGEEINNLTTDERAKKGIFLSFQYPEEIPGVTVQNFLRTAYNAVKNENISILKFEKLLKDKMALLDMKEEYANRYLNEGFSGGEKKKNEILQMSILGPKLAILDETDSGLDIDALRIVSEGVNKAKAEDTAVLIITHYNRILDYIKPDVVHVLMDGKIVKSGDRNLAKMLEDTGYEDIK; the protein is encoded by the coding sequence ATGAGTAAATCGTTGCTTAAGATTAATAACTTACATGTTTCTATAGGAGAGAAAAGAATCTTAAAGGGTTTAAATTTAGAGATTAAACCTGGTGAAATTCACGCAATTATGGGACCTAACGGTGGGGGTAAAAGTACATTATCCAACACTATAATGGGAAGTCCAAAAGGTGTAGTGGAGGAAGGAAGTATTTTACTAGAAGGGGAAGAGATAAATAATTTAACAACAGATGAAAGAGCAAAAAAAGGAATCTTTTTATCCTTCCAATATCCAGAAGAAATTCCTGGAGTAACAGTACAAAATTTTTTAAGAACTGCTTACAATGCAGTTAAAAATGAAAATATTTCAATTTTAAAGTTTGAAAAGCTATTGAAAGATAAGATGGCTTTATTAGATATGAAGGAAGAATATGCAAATCGTTATTTAAATGAAGGCTTCTCTGGTGGAGAAAAGAAAAAGAATGAAATTTTACAAATGTCTATTTTAGGGCCTAAGCTTGCTATTTTAGATGAGACGGATTCAGGGTTAGATATTGATGCATTAAGAATAGTATCAGAAGGAGTTAATAAGGCAAAAGCAGAGGATACAGCAGTTCTTATTATTACTCACTATAATAGAATTCTTGATTATATTAAGCCAGATGTAGTGCACGTATTGATGGACGGTAAAATTGTAAAAAGCGGTGATCGTAATTTAGCTAAAATGCTAGAAGACACAGGATACGAAGATATTAAATGA
- the sufD gene encoding Fe-S cluster assembly protein SufD: protein MIKVQPMDENTCTEISREDSSYVQVERNKALKLFLNESVPKWKRVKLNDFKVPSYSRYEYPYFKIGAETEFCLEEISIALNDNSRVKEVVNINKSFGVGKKFTSMVEAFYNAGIMLHVPKNTQVSNVIKIDYRLDRDNPLLLDYNIILAEQSSKVTIVIDYNSENGVDSLFHNGITKIIAKADSEVNIVKLQRMQDTSYHFDSNIAIVEGDARVNWYTIEMGSFLSATDFSTYLDERGSEGTLKSLFLGDGERKLDMSYQMTHLGANSNSDIQSHGALKDKAYSIFRGNLDLKKGAKKSVGAESQTVLLLDKEVRCDALPVLLCEEDDVKANHAASAGQLEKSKLYYLMSRGLSMLEAKKLIIEGSFRPIIDQIPMVDIREIVEEEVTRRIIHG, encoded by the coding sequence ATGATAAAAGTGCAGCCAATGGATGAAAATACTTGTACAGAAATAAGCAGAGAAGATTCTTCGTATGTGCAAGTGGAAAGAAATAAGGCATTAAAATTGTTTTTGAATGAATCTGTGCCAAAGTGGAAGAGGGTAAAGCTAAATGATTTCAAAGTTCCGAGTTACAGTAGATATGAATATCCATATTTTAAAATTGGAGCAGAAACTGAATTTTGCCTAGAGGAAATATCAATTGCCCTTAATGATAACTCTAGGGTTAAGGAAGTCGTTAATATAAATAAAAGTTTCGGCGTTGGCAAAAAGTTTACATCAATGGTTGAAGCTTTTTACAATGCTGGAATAATGCTTCATGTTCCTAAAAATACTCAGGTTTCAAATGTTATTAAAATTGATTACAGATTGGATAGAGATAACCCACTACTATTAGATTACAACATTATTTTGGCAGAACAGAGCAGTAAGGTTACTATTGTAATAGACTACAATAGTGAGAATGGAGTAGATAGTCTATTCCACAATGGAATTACTAAAATAATTGCAAAGGCAGATTCAGAAGTAAATATTGTTAAACTACAAAGAATGCAGGATACTTCCTATCACTTTGACTCTAACATCGCTATAGTAGAAGGAGATGCAAGGGTAAATTGGTACACAATTGAAATGGGCAGTTTTTTGAGTGCAACAGATTTCAGCACCTATTTAGATGAAAGGGGAAGCGAAGGTACACTTAAGTCTTTATTTTTAGGTGATGGAGAAAGAAAACTAGATATGTCTTATCAAATGACACATTTAGGTGCTAACTCAAATAGTGATATTCAAAGCCACGGAGCATTAAAGGATAAAGCCTACTCTATTTTTAGAGGTAACTTAGACCTGAAAAAGGGTGCTAAAAAATCTGTTGGAGCAGAAAGTCAAACAGTTCTTTTGTTAGATAAGGAAGTTCGCTGCGATGCTTTACCTGTGTTGCTTTGTGAAGAGGACGATGTAAAAGCTAATCATGCAGCTAGTGCAGGGCAATTAGAAAAAAGTAAGCTTTATTACTTGATGAGCAGAGGACTATCTATGTTGGAAGCAAAAAAACTTATTATAGAGGGCTCTTTTAGACCTATCATAGATCAGATCCCTATGGTAGATATACGAGAAATTGTGGAAGAGGAAGTTACAAGGAGGATTATCCATGGATAA
- the pstA gene encoding phosphate ABC transporter permease PstA: MDKKKIQEKVAFSILTCTMLLVVIPIILIIGFILYKGIETINWGFITEMPRKGMKEGGIYPAIVGTVYLVLGTMAFALPLGIGSAIYLNEYAKRGRLTKLIRLAILNLAGVPSVVYGLFGLGLFVFFLGFGTSILAGSLTLACLILPVIITASEEALKSVPAEYREASLALGVTKWQTIRHVVLPYAMPGILTGAILGIGRAAGETAPILLTVAAFFLPRLPKSIFDQAMVLPYHLYIISTQVPNMPEGIQYGTALVLLGVISIFFIIATTIRIKMKVANRS, translated from the coding sequence ATGGATAAGAAAAAAATTCAAGAAAAAGTTGCCTTTAGCATTTTAACCTGTACTATGCTACTTGTAGTAATACCAATAATACTAATTATAGGATTTATTTTATATAAAGGAATTGAAACTATTAATTGGGGCTTTATAACCGAAATGCCTAGGAAGGGAATGAAGGAAGGTGGAATTTATCCTGCTATTGTTGGTACGGTGTATTTAGTACTTGGAACAATGGCCTTTGCACTACCTTTAGGTATTGGATCCGCTATATATTTAAATGAATATGCGAAAAGAGGAAGACTGACAAAGCTAATAAGACTTGCTATATTAAATCTTGCTGGAGTTCCTTCAGTTGTTTATGGTCTATTTGGATTAGGATTGTTTGTGTTTTTTTTAGGTTTTGGTACTTCAATTTTGGCGGGTTCATTGACATTAGCGTGTCTCATTCTTCCAGTAATAATTACGGCATCTGAAGAGGCTTTAAAAAGTGTGCCTGCAGAATATAGGGAAGCCTCTTTAGCACTAGGAGTTACAAAATGGCAAACTATAAGGCATGTAGTTTTGCCCTATGCAATGCCTGGAATTTTAACTGGAGCAATATTAGGTATAGGTAGGGCGGCGGGAGAAACAGCACCGATATTATTGACTGTAGCTGCATTCTTTTTACCTAGATTACCAAAATCAATTTTTGATCAGGCTATGGTTCTACCTTATCATCTATATATTATTTCTACTCAAGTACCTAATATGCCTGAAGGTATTCAATACGGAACTGCTCTTGTGCTATTAGGAGTAATTTCTATATTTTTTATTATTGCAACTACAATTCGAATTAAAATGAAAGTAGCCAATCGTAGTTAA
- a CDS encoding patatin-like phospholipase family protein: MKKIGLVLEGGGMRGVYTSGVLDFFMENNMYFPYTIGVSAGACNAVSYISRQIGRSKKATVDSIDDPNYISYRNLIRHGYLFHMDLIFDEMPNKLIPFDYETFYNSKEECVIVASNCETGRPVYFSKKDCKDIMMVCRASSSLPLVSNIVEIDGMPLMDGGITDSIPIRKSINDGNEVNVLILTRDREYRKKPTRGKWLFEKAYEKYPKFQEAILNRYKSYNKTLDYIDELEKENKVFVIRPSEPVKIKRIEKDTEKLTELYNAGYEDAKVIFPKLLEWISDK; encoded by the coding sequence ATGAAAAAAATAGGATTAGTACTTGAAGGTGGAGGAATGAGGGGAGTTTATACCAGTGGTGTATTGGACTTTTTTATGGAGAACAATATGTATTTTCCTTACACAATAGGAGTTTCAGCAGGAGCTTGTAATGCTGTATCCTATATTTCTAGACAAATTGGGCGAAGTAAGAAAGCCACAGTAGATTCCATAGATGATCCTAACTATATAAGTTATAGAAACTTGATTCGTCACGGTTATTTATTTCATATGGATTTAATATTTGATGAAATGCCAAATAAACTTATACCCTTTGATTACGAAACCTTCTATAATTCTAAAGAGGAATGTGTAATTGTTGCATCCAACTGTGAGACTGGTAGGCCCGTATATTTTTCTAAAAAAGATTGTAAAGATATAATGATGGTTTGTAGAGCTTCTAGTAGTCTTCCATTAGTTTCTAATATTGTTGAAATAGATGGTATGCCTCTTATGGATGGTGGAATAACGGATTCTATACCCATAAGGAAATCAATAAATGATGGTAATGAAGTAAATGTCCTAATTTTAACTAGGGATAGGGAATATAGAAAGAAGCCTACTCGGGGTAAGTGGCTATTTGAAAAGGCATACGAAAAATATCCAAAGTTCCAAGAAGCTATTTTAAACCGATACAAATCATACAATAAAACTTTAGATTATATTGATGAACTTGAAAAAGAAAACAAGGTATTTGTTATTAGACCCAGTGAACCGGTCAAAATAAAGCGTATTGAAAAAGATACGGAAAAGCTTACAGAACTTTATAATGCAGGCTATGAAGATGCAAAAGTCATTTTTCCTAAGTTGTTAGAATGGATTAGTGACAAATAA
- the phoU gene encoding phosphate signaling complex protein PhoU has protein sequence MRERFINQLRELNIKLLRMGSMVENIIEVSVQSLVNKDLDMARKVYELDDEIDELELKIENDCMQLLALQQPMAKDLRTIGTILKIITDLERMGDHAVNIAKITIKIGNAPLIKPLIDIPRMAKLAEDMVSKSLDAFMKEDVELAKEVAFEDEAVDEIYEDIYMELIEMMIEKPEIIQQATYLLFIGRYLERIADHATNVGERIIYMVTGERVEIN, from the coding sequence ATGAGAGAAAGATTTATTAACCAATTAAGAGAACTAAATATTAAGCTATTAAGAATGGGCTCTATGGTTGAAAATATTATTGAAGTATCCGTTCAATCCTTAGTAAACAAGGATCTAGATATGGCAAGGAAGGTGTACGAGCTGGATGACGAGATAGATGAATTAGAACTGAAGATTGAGAATGACTGTATGCAGTTACTAGCCCTTCAACAGCCAATGGCAAAGGATTTAAGAACTATAGGAACTATATTAAAAATTATAACTGACTTAGAAAGAATGGGGGATCATGCGGTTAATATTGCTAAGATTACTATTAAAATAGGGAACGCACCTCTTATTAAGCCTCTTATTGATATTCCTAGGATGGCAAAGTTAGCAGAAGACATGGTAAGTAAAAGTCTAGATGCTTTTATGAAGGAAGATGTAGAATTAGCTAAAGAGGTTGCTTTTGAGGATGAAGCAGTAGATGAAATTTACGAAGATATATATATGGAACTGATTGAAATGATGATTGAAAAACCAGAAATCATTCAACAAGCTACCTATTTACTTTTTATCGGTAGGTATTTAGAGCGTATCGCTGACCATGCTACCAATGTAGGAGAACGGATTATTTATATGGTAACAGGGGAAAGGGTGGAAATAAATTAA
- a CDS encoding FMN-binding protein — protein MDKQQKIALILMPILAIGILAGGMFMSGKANPASAATYTDGVYEGEGEGFAGAIKVKVAVEGGKIASIELLEHGETEGIGDKGAEAVIASIIAEQKTDVDVSSGATLSSNGVMEAVKNALAGAGGSQSFTDGEFEGEAEGFHGVLKLKVKVDSGKITSIELLEHGETEGIGDVGAQEVIDRIIAEQKTDVDVSTGATFSSNAVMEAVKNALAGGTGGAEETAEEIEFIDGVYEGAAEGFHGNIKVKVEVKDGKLVIVEVLEQDETEGIGDVALEELSETMVTEQNIEIDNVSGATYSSKGIKEAVKNALLSAGSAEAVEAVEEIEFVDGVYEGAAEGFHGDVKVKVEVKDGKLAKVEVLEQSETEGIGDVALEELANTMVEKQTVEVDDVSGATFSSTGIKEAVKSALKGTSK, from the coding sequence GTGGATAAACAACAAAAAATTGCACTTATTTTAATGCCTATATTAGCAATTGGTATTTTGGCAGGCGGAATGTTTATGTCAGGTAAAGCGAATCCGGCTTCAGCTGCTACTTATACAGACGGTGTATACGAAGGTGAAGGAGAAGGATTTGCAGGAGCAATTAAAGTTAAGGTTGCAGTAGAAGGTGGAAAAATTGCTTCTATAGAGCTATTAGAGCATGGTGAAACAGAAGGAATCGGCGATAAGGGAGCAGAAGCAGTTATTGCAAGCATTATTGCAGAGCAAAAAACAGATGTAGATGTATCATCTGGAGCTACATTATCAAGTAATGGTGTAATGGAAGCTGTTAAAAATGCTTTAGCTGGTGCTGGAGGATCACAAAGCTTTACAGATGGAGAGTTTGAAGGTGAGGCAGAAGGATTCCACGGAGTTCTTAAACTTAAGGTTAAAGTAGATAGCGGAAAAATCACTTCTATAGAATTATTAGAGCATGGCGAAACTGAAGGAATCGGTGACGTAGGAGCTCAAGAAGTTATTGATAGAATTATTGCAGAACAAAAAACAGATGTTGATGTATCAACTGGAGCTACATTCTCAAGTAATGCTGTAATGGAAGCTGTTAAAAATGCTTTAGCAGGAGGAACTGGTGGAGCAGAAGAAACTGCTGAAGAAATTGAATTTATTGATGGAGTTTACGAAGGAGCAGCAGAAGGCTTCCATGGAAATATTAAAGTTAAAGTAGAAGTTAAAGATGGAAAACTTGTAATTGTAGAGGTTTTAGAGCAGGATGAAACAGAAGGAATCGGTGATGTTGCTTTAGAAGAACTTTCAGAAACTATGGTTACAGAGCAAAATATTGAAATTGACAATGTATCAGGAGCAACTTATTCAAGCAAAGGAATTAAAGAGGCTGTTAAAAATGCTCTATTATCTGCTGGTTCTGCAGAAGCTGTAGAAGCTGTTGAGGAAATTGAATTTGTTGATGGAGTTTATGAGGGAGCTGCTGAAGGCTTCCACGGAGATGTTAAAGTAAAGGTTGAAGTTAAAGACGGAAAGCTTGCTAAAGTAGAAGTTTTAGAGCAAAGTGAAACAGAAGGAATAGGTGATGTTGCTCTAGAAGAATTAGCAAATACTATGGTTGAAAAGCAAACTGTTGAAGTTGACGATGTATCAGGAGCAACTTTCTCAAGTACAGGAATTAAAGAAGCTGTTAAAAGTGCATTAAAAGGTACATCTAAATAA
- a CDS encoding cysteine desulfurase encodes MDNTFDIKQIRKDFPILQTTAYGKPLIYLDSGATTQKPVQVIKTMERYYKEYNANVHRGAHYLSIMATEAHETARERVAGFIGASNSSSIIFTRNATEGINLIAYAWAMDHLKAGDEIILTIAEHHSNILPWQYVAQKTGAILKYVYLTEDERLDIDQYRKMINSKVRLVTIQHMSNVLGIINPVEEIISLAHEKGARVLVDGAQSVPHMPVDVSKLDCDFLVFSAHKMCGPMGIGVLYIKKNMLDQVNPFLFGGEMIAEVEEQSATFAPAPLKFEAGTPNVGGSIGLVSAIDYLESIGMDKILEHERQLTSFAIKKMSSLDFIKIHGPLNMKNRGGVISFSVKGVHPHDVATILDQDGIAVRSGHHCAQPLMKYLDVPATSRASFYIYNTMEEVEIFINRLKNIRKWFKYGS; translated from the coding sequence ATGGATAATACTTTTGATATTAAACAAATAAGAAAAGACTTTCCTATACTTCAGACAACTGCCTACGGAAAACCTTTAATATATTTAGATAGTGGAGCCACTACTCAAAAACCTGTTCAAGTAATTAAGACTATGGAGAGATACTATAAGGAGTACAATGCCAATGTCCATCGTGGAGCACACTATTTAAGCATAATGGCTACAGAGGCCCATGAAACTGCGAGAGAAAGAGTTGCAGGTTTTATAGGAGCGTCTAACTCAAGTTCAATTATATTTACAAGAAATGCTACGGAAGGGATAAATTTAATAGCATATGCTTGGGCTATGGATCATCTTAAAGCAGGAGATGAAATTATTCTTACTATAGCAGAACATCACAGTAATATACTTCCTTGGCAATACGTCGCACAAAAAACTGGAGCGATTTTAAAATATGTCTATTTAACAGAAGATGAAAGATTAGATATAGACCAGTATAGAAAAATGATTAATAGTAAAGTAAGGCTAGTAACAATTCAGCATATGTCTAATGTTTTAGGTATTATCAATCCTGTAGAGGAAATTATTAGTCTAGCCCATGAAAAAGGAGCGAGGGTTTTAGTAGATGGAGCCCAAAGTGTTCCACATATGCCGGTTGATGTATCTAAACTAGACTGTGATTTTCTAGTGTTCTCTGCTCATAAAATGTGTGGGCCAATGGGGATAGGTGTACTATATATTAAGAAAAATATGTTAGATCAAGTAAACCCATTTCTCTTTGGTGGAGAAATGATTGCAGAAGTGGAGGAGCAAAGTGCAACCTTTGCACCAGCTCCACTAAAGTTTGAGGCAGGGACACCAAATGTAGGCGGAAGTATTGGTCTTGTAAGCGCTATTGACTATTTAGAGTCTATAGGAATGGATAAAATTTTAGAGCATGAAAGGCAGCTTACCTCCTTTGCAATAAAAAAAATGTCCTCTTTAGATTTTATAAAAATACACGGACCTTTAAATATGAAAAACAGAGGAGGAGTTATTTCCTTTAGCGTAAAGGGAGTTCATCCCCATGATGTGGCTACTATATTAGATCAAGATGGTATTGCTGTTAGAAGCGGTCATCATTGTGCCCAGCCTTTAATGAAATACTTAGATGTACCAGCTACATCTAGGGCAAGCTTTTATATTTATAACACTATGGAGGAAGTAGAGATATTTATCAATAGACTTAAAAATATAAGGAAGTGGTTTAAATATGGATCTTAA
- the pstC gene encoding phosphate ABC transporter permease subunit PstC — protein MVIVLLIFFFLFRSGIALFKDISLKDFLFGKNWFPVSSNPQYGILPLVAGSLLVTAGAIIISVPIGVGCAIYISQVAGPKTRTGLKIIIEFLSAIPSVVLGFLGMVVLSMLVKNAFSLSTGFTALTGSILVSLMALPTIVSIADDAINALPKEYNEASLALGATKWETIRYVLVPAASSGIIAGIMLGIGRAIGETMTVMMVTGNAAKITGNILSPARTMTATIAAEMGDTVRNGTHYNALFAVGIVLLLMSTAINIIADYVVSRSKKEAQ, from the coding sequence GTGGTTATAGTTTTATTAATCTTCTTTTTCCTATTTAGATCTGGAATAGCACTTTTTAAAGACATATCTTTAAAAGACTTTTTGTTCGGGAAAAATTGGTTTCCGGTATCTAGCAATCCTCAATATGGGATTTTACCTTTAGTGGCAGGATCTCTATTGGTGACAGCAGGGGCTATTATCATTTCTGTCCCTATAGGAGTAGGTTGTGCCATATATATTTCTCAGGTTGCAGGACCTAAAACTAGAACTGGATTGAAGATTATTATAGAGTTTTTATCTGCAATTCCTTCTGTAGTGTTGGGGTTTTTAGGAATGGTAGTATTGTCTATGTTGGTAAAAAATGCTTTCTCCTTATCAACAGGGTTTACTGCCTTAACTGGTTCTATATTAGTATCATTAATGGCTTTACCAACAATAGTAAGTATTGCAGATGATGCTATTAATGCTTTGCCTAAGGAGTATAATGAGGCTTCCTTAGCCCTGGGGGCTACAAAATGGGAAACTATTCGATATGTTTTAGTTCCTGCTGCATCTTCGGGAATCATTGCTGGTATAATGCTCGGAATTGGAAGAGCTATTGGGGAAACAATGACTGTTATGATGGTAACAGGAAATGCAGCGAAGATAACTGGAAATATTTTATCTCCTGCTAGAACAATGACAGCTACAATTGCGGCGGAAATGGGGGATACAGTAAGAAATGGTACTCATTACAATGCCTTATTTGCTGTAGGTATTGTACTGTTATTAATGAGTACAGCTATAAATATAATTGCAGATTATGTAGTTTCCCGGTCTAAAAAGGAGGCACAGTAA
- the sufB gene encoding Fe-S cluster assembly protein SufB yields the protein MSKKYIEDIDFSRYDVKNEVRFSYKTEKGLTREIVEAISNQKNEPDWMRDFRLKSLDIYNSKPIPTWGVDLSELNLDEIITYLRSDTKMNHTWDDVPDDIKNTFELLGIPKAEREALAGVGAQYDSEVVYHSMQDELAKQGVIFTDMEAAVRDHGEMVKEYFMTKCVPPNDHKFAALHGAVWSGGSFVYVPPGVKVEIPLQAYFRMNAPGSGQFEHTLIIVDKGAELHFIEGCSAPQYSVHNLHAGCVELFVKEGARLRYSTIENWSRNTYNLNTKRVIVEKDGIMEWVSGSFGSKVSMLYPCTVLKGEGAKVDHTQITFSARGQNLDTGSKIIHAAPNTTSRVISKSISKDGGIAFYRGLLRVAPNAHGCKANVECESLMLDNESRADTVPIIELMNDDIDIGHEAKVGRISEEQIYYLMSRGIGEQEAKAMIVRGFVEPIANSLPLEYAVELNRLIKLELEGAIG from the coding sequence GTGAGCAAAAAATATATAGAAGATATCGATTTTAGTCGTTATGACGTTAAAAATGAAGTTAGATTTAGCTATAAAACAGAAAAAGGTCTAACAAGAGAAATAGTTGAAGCCATATCCAACCAAAAGAATGAGCCCGATTGGATGAGAGATTTTCGATTAAAGTCCTTAGATATTTACAATAGCAAACCAATCCCGACTTGGGGGGTAGATCTTAGTGAACTAAATCTAGATGAAATAATTACTTATTTAAGATCAGACACTAAAATGAATCATACTTGGGATGATGTGCCAGATGATATTAAAAATACCTTTGAGTTGTTAGGCATTCCAAAGGCAGAAAGAGAAGCCTTGGCAGGTGTGGGGGCCCAATACGATTCGGAAGTAGTATACCACAGTATGCAAGACGAATTAGCAAAGCAAGGTGTTATATTCACTGATATGGAAGCTGCTGTAAGAGATCATGGAGAAATGGTTAAGGAATATTTTATGACAAAATGTGTTCCTCCAAATGATCATAAATTTGCAGCCTTACATGGCGCAGTATGGAGTGGAGGTAGCTTTGTTTATGTACCACCTGGGGTAAAGGTAGAAATCCCACTACAAGCATACTTTAGAATGAATGCTCCAGGTTCTGGGCAGTTTGAGCATACTTTAATTATTGTAGATAAAGGGGCAGAACTTCATTTTATTGAAGGATGCTCGGCGCCTCAATATTCAGTCCATAACCTACATGCGGGTTGCGTGGAGCTTTTCGTAAAGGAAGGTGCTAGATTAAGATATAGTACGATAGAAAACTGGAGCCGTAATACTTATAACTTAAATACAAAGAGAGTTATCGTTGAAAAAGATGGAATAATGGAATGGGTATCTGGGTCCTTTGGTAGTAAAGTTTCTATGCTATATCCTTGTACAGTTTTAAAGGGTGAAGGTGCGAAGGTGGACCATACTCAAATTACCTTTTCAGCTAGGGGGCAAAACTTAGATACAGGATCTAAAATAATCCATGCGGCACCTAATACAACATCTAGAGTTATTTCAAAGAGCATTTCTAAGGATGGAGGTATTGCATTTTATAGAGGATTATTAAGAGTTGCTCCTAATGCACATGGTTGCAAGGCAAATGTGGAGTGTGAATCCCTAATGCTAGATAATGAATCAAGAGCGGATACTGTACCAATTATTGAACTTATGAATGATGATATAGATATTGGGCATGAAGCAAAGGTAGGAAGGATTAGTGAAGAACAAATATATTATTTAATGAGTAGAGGAATTGGAGAACAAGAGGCAAAAGCAATGATCGTAAGGGGCTTTGTTGAACCTATTGCAAACTCCTTGCCTTTAGAATATGCGGTTGAGCTTAATCGATTAATTAAACTAGAGCTAGAAGGAGCAATAGGTTAG
- the sufU gene encoding Fe-S cluster assembly sulfur transfer protein SufU, with translation MDLNQLYSQVILEHYENSTHRREMEGDHICERGYSPLCGDDITLQVKFNKNIIEDVAFKGKGCAISQASTSMLIDLIKGKNVEEVLKLIDEFLKMIKKEDGDYEILEDAQILQGVSDFPARIKCAVLAWHTLKNIIVKQYEMSK, from the coding sequence ATGGATCTTAATCAATTATATTCCCAAGTTATTTTAGAGCACTATGAAAATTCTACTCATCGTAGAGAAATGGAGGGAGATCACATATGTGAGAGGGGATATAGTCCTCTTTGTGGTGATGATATAACGCTACAGGTAAAGTTTAATAAAAATATTATTGAGGATGTAGCCTTTAAAGGTAAGGGCTGTGCTATAAGCCAGGCTTCTACTTCTATGCTTATTGATCTTATAAAAGGAAAAAATGTAGAAGAAGTTTTAAAACTTATTGATGAATTTTTGAAGATGATTAAAAAGGAAGATGGAGATTATGAAATTCTGGAGGATGCGCAGATTCTACAAGGCGTTTCAGACTTTCCAGCTAGGATTAAATGTGCAGTTTTAGCATGGCATACACTTAAAAATATAATTGTAAAACAATATGAAATGAGCAAGTAA